A single window of Arvicanthis niloticus isolate mArvNil1 chromosome X, mArvNil1.pat.X, whole genome shotgun sequence DNA harbors:
- the Efnb1 gene encoding ephrin-B1 yields the protein MARPGQRWLSKWLVAMVVLTLCRLATPLAKNLEPVSWSSLNPKFLSGKGLVIYPKIGDKLDIICPRAEAGRPYEYYKLYLVRPEQAAACSTVLDPNVLVTCNKPQQEIRFTIKFQEFSPNYMGLEFKKYHDYYITSTSNGSLEGLENREGGVCRTRTMKIVMKVGQDPNAVTPEQLTTSRPSKESDNTIKTATQAPGRGSQGDSDGKHETVNQEEKSGPGAGGSGSGDSDSFFNSKVALFAAVGAGCVIFLLIIIFLTVLLLKLRKRHRKHTQQRAAALSLSTLASPKGGSGTAGTEPSDIIIPLRTTENNYCPHYEKVSGDYGHPVYIVQEMPPQSPANIYYKV from the exons ATGGCCCGGCCTGGGCAGCGTTGGCTCAGCAAGTGGCTTGTGGCTATGGTCGTGCTGACGCTTTGCCGGCTTGCCACGCCGTTGGCCAAGAACCTGGAGCCCGTGTCCTGGAGCTCTCTTAACCCTAA GTTCCTAAGTGGGAAGGGCTTGGTGATCTACCCGAAGATTGGCGACAAGCTGGACATCATCTGCCCCCGAGCAGAAGCAGGGCGGCCCTACGAGTACTACAAGCTGTACCTGGTGCGGCCGGAGCAGGCAGCTGCTTGCAGCACTGTGCTTGATCCCAATGTACTGGTCACTTGCAACAAGCCACAGCAGGAAATCCGCTTTACCATCAAGTTCCAAGAGTTCAGCCCCAACTACATGGGCCTGGAATTCAAAAAGTATCATGATTACTACATTACAT CAACGTCCAATGGAAGCTTGGAAGGGCTGGAGAACCGGGAGGGAGGTGTGTGCCGTACACGCACTATGAAGATTGTTATGAAGGTTGGGCAAG ATCCAAATGCTGTGACACCTGAGCAGTTGACTACCAGCCGGCCAAGCAAGGAGTCAGACAACACTATCAAGACAGCCACACAGGCTCCTGGTCGAGGATCCCAGGGTGACTCTGATGGCAAGcatg aGACTGTGAACCAGGAAGAGAAGAGTGGCCCAGGTGCAGGTGGTAGTGGCAGCGGGGACTCCGACAGCTTCTTTAACTCCAAGGTGGCATTGTTCGCAGCTGTAGGTGCTGGCTGTGTCATCTTCCTGCTTATCATCATCTTCTTGACAGTCCTACTACTCAAGCTCCGCAAGCGACATCGCAAGCATACACAGCAGCGGGCGGCTGCCCTCTCGCTCAGTACCCTAGCCAGCCCCAAAGGGGGGAGTGGTACAGCGGGCACTGAGCCCAGCGACATCATCATCCCCTTACGGACTACAGAGAACAACTACTGCCCCCACTATGAGAAGGTGAGTGGGGACTACGGGCATCCTGTCTACATCGTCCAGGAGATGCCACCTCAGAGCCCAGCGAACATCTACTACAAGGTCTGA